TCAAGTCGATCCTCCCCGCGAATTCCTGGTCCGTGGACGAGCGCGGCCGCGAGTGGAAAATCGGCTTCAAGGACGTCGAGAAGAGCGCGATCGAGGACCAGGCCACCCGCCAGGCCGTCGAGACGATCCGCAACCGCGTGGACGCGCTCGGCGTCGCCGAGCCCGTCATCCAGCGCCAGGGCACCGACCGCATCGTGGTCGAGATCCCCGGCGTCGACGACCCGAGCCGCGTGAAGGAGATCATCGGAACGACCGGCCTCCTCGAGCTCACGCTCGTGGACGACCGCGGCGGCCCGTACCCGACCGCCGAGGGCGCGAGAGCGGCCTACGGCGGGACGATCCCGGAAGACCTCCGCCTCGTCGAGGGCTTCAGCGAGGACGCCGACGCGCGCACGCGCACGCCGGTCTTCTACGTCCTGAAGCGCGCCGCCGCCGTCACGGGACGCGACATGAAGAACGCGCGGGTGGACCGCGACAAGTTCAACCAGCCCGCCGTCATGTTCTTCCTGAACGCGCCGGGCGCGGTGAAGTTCGCGAAGGTCACGGGCGAGAACATCAACAAGCGCCTCGCGATCGTCCTCGACAACCGCGTGATGTCCGCTCCGAACATCAACAGCCAGATCAAGGAGAGCGGCATCATCGAGGGCAACTTCACGGCCGAGAAGGCGGACGCGCTCGCGCTCGTCCTGCGCTCGGGCGCGCTGCCCGCCGAGATGATCGTCCTCGAAGAGCGCACCGTCGGGCCGTCGCTCGGCCTCGACTCGATCAAAAAGGGCGTCACCGCCTCGATCGTCGGGATGCTCTGCTGCTTCATCGTTGTCGTCCTCTACTACAGGCTCGCGGGCGTCAACGCCGTCGTCGCGCTCCTCTTGAACGCGATCATCCTTCTCGGCGCAATGGCGTACATCAACGCGACGCTCACGCTGCCCGGCATCGCGGGCTTCATCCTCACGATCGGCATGGCCGTGGACTCGAACGTCCTTGTCTTCGAGCGCATCCGCGAGGAGATGGACAACGGCAAGGCCCCGAAGAACGCCATCGACCTCGGGTTCAAGCGCGCCTGGGGCACGATCGTCGACACCCACGTCACGACGATCTCGGCCGCGCTCTTCCTCTTCCAGTTCGGCACCGGCCCGATCAAGGGCTTTGCCGTCACCCTCGTCATCGGCCTAACCGCGTC
This genomic window from Acidobacteriota bacterium contains:
- the secD gene encoding protein translocase subunit SecD, whose translation is MNKPIGWRVGVTLAVLIGSLGAYWWRGHEALKKSPTAPPNPSMSEVLRNGIKLGLDLKGGIHLVLQVKTTDALRVEAQDTLEHLKDEGTKRGVAVTPAGPADGTGFTLKLDEKTDQAKLKDLVKSILPANSWSVDERGREWKIGFKDVEKSAIEDQATRQAVETIRNRVDALGVAEPVIQRQGTDRIVVEIPGVDDPSRVKEIIGTTGLLELTLVDDRGGPYPTAEGARAAYGGTIPEDLRLVEGFSEDADARTRTPVFYVLKRAAAVTGRDMKNARVDRDKFNQPAVMFFLNAPGAVKFAKVTGENINKRLAIVLDNRVMSAPNINSQIKESGIIEGNFTAEKADALALVLRSGALPAEMIVLEERTVGPSLGLDSIKKGVTASIVGMLCCFIVVVLYYRLAGVNAVVALLLNAIILLGAMAYINATLTLPGIAGFILTIGMAVDSNVLVFERIREEMDNGKAPKNAIDLGFKRAWGTIVDTHVTTISAALFLFQFGTGPIKGFAVTLVIGLTASVFTAVFVSHLLFDLIYGPKERVETLSI